The Streptomyces sp. NBC_01268 genome window below encodes:
- a CDS encoding LysR family transcriptional regulator, producing the protein MDPHLLRTYLTVARLASFSEAARTLGYTQSAVSQHIAALETDLGLPLLTRRPVGPTPAGERLLEHAGSLLLRLDAARADLARFAALPRETLTLVAAPLALAPRTLAALPATGVTLRTLPRDEVPAAVATGAADLGLVDGIAAPSDPLRLPDVAPFTARRVAEEPLAVVLPAGHPLAGRPGLRLADLVDARWLDAPEAAFPLDRLRAAHAGPAGHGFRPALRYEGTDARTVAALAAAGHGLALLPSSTAAGIPGAAVVPLTAPRLVHRTELLRPNGEPSGLAAELIARLDAPPAPGR; encoded by the coding sequence ATGGACCCGCACCTCCTCCGCACCTACCTCACCGTCGCCCGGCTCGCCTCCTTCTCGGAGGCGGCGCGGACGCTCGGCTACACCCAGTCCGCCGTCTCCCAGCACATCGCCGCGCTCGAAACGGACCTCGGGCTCCCGCTGCTCACCCGCAGGCCCGTCGGGCCGACGCCGGCCGGTGAACGGCTCCTGGAGCACGCGGGTTCGCTGCTGCTGCGACTCGACGCGGCACGGGCCGACCTCGCGCGGTTCGCCGCCCTGCCCCGCGAGACGCTCACCCTCGTCGCCGCCCCGCTGGCCCTGGCGCCACGCACCCTCGCCGCGCTGCCCGCCACCGGGGTCACCCTGCGGACGCTGCCCCGCGACGAGGTGCCGGCCGCCGTCGCCACCGGAGCCGCCGACCTCGGGCTCGTCGACGGCATCGCCGCTCCCAGCGATCCGCTGCGGCTCCCCGACGTCGCCCCGTTCACCGCCCGGCGGGTCGCCGAGGAGCCGCTCGCCGTCGTCCTGCCCGCCGGCCACCCGCTCGCCGGACGCCCGGGGCTGCGGCTCGCCGATCTGGTCGACGCCCGCTGGCTCGACGCCCCCGAGGCCGCCTTCCCGCTCGACCGGCTGCGCGCCGCGCACGCCGGGCCCGCGGGCCACGGCTTCCGCCCGGCCCTGCGCTACGAGGGCACCGACGCCCGGACCGTCGCCGCGCTGGCCGCCGCCGGCCACGGCCTGGCCCTGCTGCCCTCCTCGACCGCCGCCGGGATCCCGGGGGCCGCCGTCGTCCCGCTCACCGCGCCCCGCCTGGTCCACCGCACCGAACTGCTGCGTCCGAACGGCGAACCGAGCGGCCTCGCCGCCGAGTTGATCGCCCGACTCGACGCCCCGCCCGCGCCCGGTCGCTAG
- a CDS encoding aminopeptidase P family protein has product MPESTAPTPFTADDYRARMARAADSAAEAGLAGVLVAPGPDLVYLTGYQPTAITERLTVLVIAPGQDPVLVVPTLEAPDAEKAVGAPALTLRDWTDGKDPYAVTAPLLDVAGRFGVSDNAWAMHLLGLQQALPTTSYVSLTEALPMLRAVKDGHELARIAAAGAAADQAYGEILQVRFAGRKETEVAADLARLLMESGHSQVDFTVVGSGPNGANPHHEAGDRTIERGDMVVLDFGGLKHGYGSDTTRTVHVGEPTDEERRVHDLVREAQQAGFEAVRSGIACQDVDRAARKVIADAGYGEYFIHRTGHGIGVTTHEPPYMIEGEERPVVPGMCFSIEPGVYLPGRFGVRIEDIVTLTEDGTGRRFNNTPREMAIVE; this is encoded by the coding sequence ATGCCCGAGAGCACCGCACCCACCCCCTTCACCGCCGACGACTACCGGGCCAGGATGGCCCGCGCCGCCGACTCCGCAGCCGAGGCGGGACTCGCCGGCGTGCTCGTCGCCCCCGGCCCCGACCTGGTCTATCTGACCGGGTACCAGCCGACCGCGATCACCGAACGCCTCACCGTCCTCGTCATCGCCCCCGGCCAGGACCCCGTGCTCGTCGTCCCCACCCTGGAGGCCCCGGACGCCGAGAAGGCCGTCGGCGCCCCGGCGCTCACCCTGCGCGACTGGACCGACGGCAAGGACCCGTACGCCGTCACCGCGCCCCTGCTCGACGTCGCCGGCCGCTTCGGCGTCAGCGACAACGCCTGGGCCATGCACCTGCTCGGCCTCCAGCAGGCCCTGCCCACCACCTCGTACGTCTCCCTCACCGAGGCCCTGCCGATGCTGCGGGCCGTCAAGGACGGGCACGAGCTGGCCAGGATCGCCGCCGCCGGGGCCGCCGCGGACCAGGCGTACGGCGAGATCCTCCAGGTCCGCTTCGCCGGCCGCAAGGAGACCGAGGTGGCCGCCGACCTGGCCCGGCTTCTCATGGAGTCCGGCCACTCCCAGGTCGACTTCACCGTCGTCGGCTCCGGCCCCAACGGCGCCAACCCGCACCACGAGGCCGGCGACCGGACCATCGAACGCGGCGACATGGTCGTCCTCGACTTCGGCGGCCTCAAGCACGGCTACGGCTCCGACACGACCCGCACCGTGCACGTCGGCGAACCCACCGACGAGGAGCGGCGCGTCCACGACCTCGTACGGGAGGCGCAGCAGGCCGGGTTCGAGGCGGTGCGCTCCGGGATCGCCTGCCAGGACGTGGACCGGGCCGCCCGCAAGGTGATCGCGGACGCCGGGTACGGCGAGTACTTCATCCACCGCACCGGCCACGGCATCGGCGTCACCACCCACGAACCGCCGTACATGATCGAGGGCGAGGAGCGGCCGGTCGTCCCCGGCATGTGCTTCTCCATCGAACCGGGCGTCTACCTGCCGGGCCGCTTCGGCGTCCGCATCGAGGACATCGTGACCCTGACGGAGGACGGCACCGGCCGCCGCTTCAACAACACGCCGCGGGAGATGGCGATCGTCGAGTGA
- the treZ gene encoding malto-oligosyltrehalose trehalohydrolase — MLFEVWAPHARDLVTLELNGSAHPLERDAERPGWWTGVAPAADGDRYGYSLDGGHLLPDPRARRLPDGPDGLAAVVDHDAYTWRNAAPRLRMRSGVLYELHVGTFTPEGTLDAAAARLGELAGLGITHVELMPLCPFPGERGWGYDGVAPWAVHEPYGGPEALKRFVDTAHGLGLGVVLDVVHNHLGPSGNHLPSFGPYFTDTHHTPWGAAVNLDAPGSDEVRAYFLGSALAWLRDYRIDGLRLDAVHALVDDRALHFLEELSAAVDELAREQGRQHFLIAESDAGDPRTTAPRQAGGLGVHHQWNDDFHHALHSALTGESQGYYADFARAPLGALAKTLTRVFFHDGTYSGFRGRHHGRPVDRERTAAHRFLGYAQTHDQIGNRATGDRLSATLSPGLLACAAALVLTGPSVPMLFMGEEWGARTPWMYFTDHTDPELAEAVRRGRRREFAAHGWAEEDVPDPQDPATRDRSVLDRSERERDPHKRLLAWYRELIALRRTLPDLTDPDLAGVKVAFDEEARWLVFRRGDIRVAVNLAKRAADIPLGSNGRDRVLAAWERTEAPGRDGVLRLPAESAVVLTDG; from the coding sequence GTGCTGTTCGAGGTGTGGGCGCCGCATGCCCGTGACCTGGTGACGCTGGAACTGAACGGCAGCGCTCACCCGCTGGAGCGGGACGCCGAGCGCCCGGGCTGGTGGACCGGCGTCGCCCCCGCCGCCGACGGCGACCGCTACGGCTACTCCCTCGACGGCGGCCACCTGCTGCCCGACCCCCGGGCCCGGCGCCTGCCCGACGGCCCGGACGGCCTCGCCGCGGTCGTCGACCACGACGCGTACACCTGGCGGAACGCCGCCCCGCGGCTGCGGATGCGCAGCGGCGTCCTGTACGAGCTGCACGTGGGCACCTTCACCCCGGAGGGCACCCTCGACGCGGCGGCGGCGCGCCTCGGGGAGCTCGCGGGCCTCGGCATCACCCATGTGGAGCTGATGCCGCTGTGTCCGTTCCCCGGGGAGCGCGGCTGGGGGTACGACGGGGTGGCGCCGTGGGCGGTCCACGAGCCGTACGGAGGTCCCGAGGCGCTCAAGCGCTTCGTCGACACGGCCCACGGCCTCGGCCTGGGCGTGGTCCTGGACGTGGTGCACAACCACCTGGGCCCGTCCGGAAACCACCTGCCGTCCTTCGGCCCGTACTTCACCGACACCCACCACACCCCGTGGGGCGCCGCGGTCAACCTGGACGCGCCCGGCTCGGACGAGGTCCGGGCGTACTTCCTGGGCAGCGCGCTCGCCTGGCTGCGGGACTACCGGATCGACGGGCTGCGGCTCGACGCGGTGCACGCGCTCGTCGACGACCGGGCGCTGCACTTCCTGGAGGAGCTGTCGGCGGCGGTCGACGAGCTCGCCAGGGAACAGGGCCGGCAGCACTTCCTGATCGCCGAGTCCGACGCGGGCGACCCGCGCACCACCGCCCCGCGCCAGGCCGGCGGGCTGGGCGTCCACCACCAGTGGAACGACGACTTCCACCACGCCCTGCACAGCGCCCTCACCGGCGAGTCGCAGGGCTACTACGCGGACTTCGCGCGCGCCCCGCTGGGCGCCCTCGCCAAGACCCTCACCCGCGTCTTCTTCCACGACGGCACCTACTCCGGCTTCCGGGGCCGCCACCACGGGCGCCCGGTGGACCGCGAGCGGACCGCGGCGCACCGGTTCCTCGGCTACGCGCAGACCCACGACCAGATCGGCAACCGGGCGACCGGCGACCGCCTGTCCGCCACCCTCTCCCCCGGCCTGCTCGCCTGCGCGGCGGCCCTCGTCCTGACCGGCCCCTCGGTGCCGATGCTGTTCATGGGCGAGGAGTGGGGCGCGCGGACGCCCTGGATGTACTTCACCGACCACACCGATCCCGAGCTCGCGGAGGCGGTGCGCCGCGGCCGGCGCCGGGAGTTCGCGGCGCACGGCTGGGCGGAGGAGGACGTGCCCGACCCCCAGGACCCCGCCACCCGCGACCGCTCGGTCCTGGACCGCAGCGAGCGCGAACGCGACCCGCACAAGCGGCTCCTCGCCTGGTACCGGGAGCTGATCGCCCTGCGCCGCACCCTGCCGGACCTCACCGACCCCGACCTGGCCGGGGTGAAGGTGGCGTTCGACGAGGAGGCCCGCTGGCTGGTGTTCCGGCGCGGCGACATCCGCGTGGCGGTCAACCTCGCCAAGCGCGCGGCGGACATCCCGCTCGGCTCCAACGGCCGTGACCGGGTGCTCGCCGCGTGGGAGCGGACGGAGGCACCCGGCCGGGACGGAGTGCTCAGGCTGCCGGCGGAGTCGGCGGTGGTGCTGACGGACGGGTGA
- a CDS encoding GNAT family N-acetyltransferase, whose translation MTVVVRPLAGPDELALFQGLDYVLDHELADDLATGRRRPGWMWVALRGDRLLGRISWWSGQEGAAPQALDFFDLDPALSPEEAAGIGLRLLETATAAVVPAGAARPEFGRFIPADWREVPETRAALETLFGVLTASGARPLVERLRLEWRAGTPVPEPSGRLVFRPVRDREDLLDLMTPVMEGTLDAHGQADLASGLSPREAAELHYDEEFAHFSTPPEWWRIAELPGTGEPVGFVVPARNNYHPIIAYIGVLPAHRGQGHIDDILAEGTRVLAAQDVPNIRAATDLGNVPMAKSFARAGYVTFERAVNYVWDAPPRP comes from the coding sequence ATGACCGTTGTTGTCCGACCGCTCGCCGGACCTGACGAGCTGGCTCTCTTCCAGGGCCTCGACTACGTGCTCGACCACGAGCTCGCCGACGACCTGGCGACCGGCCGCCGCCGGCCCGGCTGGATGTGGGTGGCGCTGCGCGGCGACCGTCTGCTCGGACGGATCTCGTGGTGGTCCGGACAGGAGGGCGCCGCCCCGCAGGCGCTCGACTTCTTCGACCTGGACCCGGCTCTGTCGCCGGAGGAGGCGGCCGGGATCGGTCTGCGCCTCCTGGAGACGGCGACCGCCGCCGTCGTCCCGGCGGGCGCGGCCCGCCCCGAGTTCGGCCGCTTCATACCGGCGGACTGGCGCGAGGTCCCGGAGACCCGCGCGGCCCTGGAGACCCTCTTCGGTGTGCTGACCGCCTCGGGCGCCCGCCCGCTGGTGGAGCGGCTGCGCCTGGAGTGGCGGGCGGGCACGCCGGTGCCGGAGCCGAGCGGGCGCCTGGTGTTCCGTCCGGTGCGGGACCGCGAGGACCTGCTCGACCTGATGACCCCGGTCATGGAGGGCACCCTCGACGCGCACGGCCAGGCGGACCTGGCTTCCGGCCTGTCGCCGCGCGAGGCGGCCGAGCTGCACTACGACGAGGAGTTCGCGCACTTCTCGACGCCCCCGGAGTGGTGGCGGATCGCGGAGCTGCCGGGCACCGGGGAGCCGGTCGGCTTCGTCGTCCCCGCGCGCAACAACTACCACCCGATCATCGCGTACATCGGTGTCCTGCCCGCCCACCGCGGCCAGGGCCACATCGACGACATCCTCGCCGAGGGCACCCGGGTCCTCGCCGCCCAGGACGTGCCCAACATCCGGGCCGCCACCGACCTGGGCAACGTCCCCATGGCGAAGTCCTTCGCCCGCGCGGGGTACGTGACCTTCGAGCGGGCCGTCAACTACGTGTGGGACGCCCCGCCGCGGCCGTGA
- a CDS encoding DUF1707 and FHA domain-containing protein has protein sequence MTTPFELPANPPDAPRLTDAERERALAVLREGAAQGRLSHDTFLFRMERALAARRSDELALLTADLAAPSPWTRRVVGAVEKVSAFTVSIRRAWRAERLPKLLMPLPGPHPLRIGRDPVNGLRLSHETVSRLHAELSQQGGLWVLRDLGSTNGTTVNGRRVTGAVVVRAGDMVGFGQMVFRLSPN, from the coding sequence GTGACGACACCCTTCGAGCTCCCGGCCAACCCGCCGGACGCCCCTCGGCTCACCGACGCCGAGCGGGAGCGCGCGCTCGCGGTGCTCCGTGAGGGTGCCGCCCAGGGGCGTCTGTCGCACGACACCTTCCTGTTCCGCATGGAGCGGGCGCTCGCCGCCCGCCGCTCCGACGAACTCGCCCTGCTCACCGCGGACCTGGCGGCCCCGTCGCCCTGGACCCGGCGGGTGGTGGGCGCGGTGGAGAAGGTGTCCGCGTTCACCGTCAGCATCCGCCGCGCCTGGCGGGCCGAGCGGCTCCCGAAGCTGCTCATGCCGCTGCCGGGCCCGCACCCGCTGCGGATCGGACGCGACCCGGTGAACGGACTGCGGCTCAGCCACGAGACGGTCTCCCGCCTGCACGCCGAACTGTCCCAGCAGGGCGGCCTGTGGGTGCTGCGCGACCTCGGCTCCACCAACGGCACCACGGTCAACGGGCGCCGGGTGACGGGCGCGGTCGTGGTGCGCGCCGGGGACATGGTGGGCTTCGGCCAGATGGTCTTCCGGCTCTCTCCGAACTGA
- a CDS encoding cytochrome P450 produces the protein MSDEPNHPHTPWRDHWAALPTMTPATRGAAAAGRDRTVRRIAPSPLEPGATRDPYRTYRVLREEFPLTHDPLLRAWVLSRYADVASALTDARFTHGHRPGDPPCAQTHTDVDDGELRAVAERTAFVLAHRIAARPQADLVADFCHWLPAGTVAAAVGVPYRDMMRLVRGRAASALVGQCTGQIAVREKALAAFLAAVLSDPDQVAALRDAPSGLVARAWTESLRRDPPVQIVMRRTRGEVRVGSGVLPPGAQVALLIGAAGRDPERFRDPDRFDPLRDDPGQLTYGTGLCPAVDLAALEAEYALRALFQAMPRLRLADGFRPEWTGVITRAPRSLVVRPGG, from the coding sequence ATGAGCGACGAGCCGAACCACCCGCACACCCCGTGGCGAGACCACTGGGCCGCTCTGCCGACGATGACACCCGCCACGCGCGGGGCCGCCGCCGCGGGGAGGGACCGCACGGTCCGCCGGATCGCGCCCAGCCCCCTGGAGCCGGGCGCCACCCGCGACCCGTACCGCACCTACCGGGTCCTGCGCGAGGAGTTCCCGCTCACCCACGACCCGCTGCTGCGGGCCTGGGTGCTCAGCCGGTACGCGGACGTGGCGAGCGCCCTCACCGACGCCCGCTTCACCCACGGGCACCGGCCCGGCGACCCGCCGTGCGCGCAGACCCACACGGACGTCGACGACGGCGAGCTGCGGGCCGTCGCCGAACGCACCGCCTTCGTCCTCGCCCACCGGATCGCCGCCCGCCCGCAGGCCGACCTGGTCGCCGACTTCTGCCACTGGCTGCCGGCCGGCACCGTCGCCGCCGCCGTCGGCGTGCCGTACCGGGACATGATGCGGCTGGTCCGCGGCCGGGCCGCGTCCGCGCTGGTCGGACAGTGCACGGGCCAGATCGCGGTACGGGAGAAGGCCCTGGCCGCCTTCCTCGCCGCCGTCCTGAGCGACCCCGACCAGGTCGCCGCGCTCCGGGACGCCCCCTCGGGCCTGGTCGCCCGCGCCTGGACCGAGTCGCTGCGCCGCGACCCCCCGGTCCAGATCGTCATGCGCCGCACCCGCGGCGAGGTGCGCGTCGGATCGGGAGTCCTCCCCCCGGGCGCCCAGGTCGCCCTCCTGATCGGGGCCGCCGGCCGCGACCCGGAGCGCTTCCGCGACCCGGACCGCTTCGACCCGCTCCGCGACGACCCGGGCCAGCTGACCTACGGCACCGGCCTGTGTCCGGCCGTCGACCTGGCCGCCCTGGAGGCCGAATACGCCCTCCGGGCCCTCTTCCAGGCCATGCCCCGCCTCCGCCTCGCGGACGGCTTCCGGCCCGAGTGGACGGGCGTGATCACCCGGGCCCCGCGGAGCCTGGTGGTCCGGCCGGGAGGCTGA
- the treY gene encoding malto-oligosyltrehalose synthase, which produces MTSSSPARPGPPSSERTLPSATYRLQLQPDFPFAAAERAVPYLAGLGVSHLHLSPVLEAVPGSTHGYDVTDHRAVRAELGGEAGLRALAATARAHGLGLVLDLVPNHMAAAPRHNHALRAVLRDGPDSPYARWFDIDWAAGDGRMLLPVLPARLPEVRDRLRVADGVLSLDGQEFPLRPGTEGLPLDALLDAQWYRLAWWRLARTDLNYRRFFTISDLIGLRVEDPEVFEATHAKILELVADGVVDGLRIDHPDGLADPEGYLERLDAATGGRCWTVVEKILTGSEPLPASWPVAGTTGYDALRHVDGLFTDPLGTDELGDVYREFVGRAGDRGGYWEATARRAAYKVVTHELAAETAALARLAGRLCAADPELRDHAPWALHTAVRELLVRVPVYRTYRTGGERVLTPEAARGAKAAFAVPEEATAVDTVRELALGTRGDGPDHRAFRARFAQTSSALRAKSVEDTAFYRYTPLLSANEVGGDPGRPAVHPDEFHAYCARIARDWPGTGTVLTTHDTKRSADVRAGIAVLAQCPQRWAEFLEEASGVPAPDPHLAWTAWQTAFGFGTPDAARLGPAVLKSVREAGLHTSWTEPDEAYERAVTDFVAAGPGRIPLRTAAPAALALEPHIRAHILGSTLVHLTMPGVPELYQGTERVYRALVDPDNRAPFAPGPDDDKTAVVRAALHLRRTRPALFGPLSTYRPLSATGPAAPHCLAFSRSDHVLTAVTRLSLRLAETGGWRDASLALPEGRWLDLLDGTREFTGGAEKPVRLAELFEGRPVGLLVRAEQY; this is translated from the coding sequence ATGACGTCCTCTTCGCCGGCCCGGCCCGGACCCCCCTCGTCCGAGCGGACGCTGCCCAGTGCCACCTACCGGCTCCAGCTCCAGCCGGACTTCCCGTTCGCCGCCGCCGAGCGCGCCGTGCCCTACCTCGCCGGTCTGGGGGTCTCGCACCTCCATCTCTCGCCGGTCCTGGAGGCCGTGCCCGGCTCGACGCACGGCTACGACGTGACCGACCACCGTGCCGTACGGGCCGAACTGGGCGGCGAGGCCGGGCTGCGGGCGCTCGCCGCGACGGCCCGCGCGCACGGCCTGGGTCTCGTGCTCGACCTGGTGCCCAACCACATGGCGGCCGCGCCTCGGCACAACCACGCCCTGCGGGCGGTGCTCCGGGACGGCCCGGACTCGCCGTACGCCCGGTGGTTCGACATCGACTGGGCGGCGGGCGACGGGCGGATGCTGCTGCCGGTGCTGCCCGCCCGGCTCCCGGAGGTGCGGGACCGGCTGCGGGTCGCGGACGGCGTACTGTCCCTGGACGGGCAGGAGTTCCCGCTGCGGCCGGGCACCGAGGGGCTGCCGCTGGACGCGCTGCTGGACGCCCAGTGGTACCGCCTCGCCTGGTGGCGGCTGGCCCGCACCGATCTCAACTACCGCCGCTTCTTCACCATCTCCGATCTCATCGGGCTCCGCGTCGAGGACCCGGAGGTCTTCGAGGCCACCCACGCGAAGATCCTGGAGCTGGTCGCGGACGGCGTGGTGGACGGGCTGCGCATCGACCACCCGGACGGGCTCGCCGACCCGGAGGGCTATCTGGAACGGCTCGACGCGGCGACCGGCGGCCGGTGCTGGACGGTCGTGGAGAAGATCCTCACCGGCTCCGAACCGCTGCCCGCCTCCTGGCCGGTGGCGGGCACCACCGGCTACGACGCGCTGCGGCACGTGGACGGGCTGTTCACCGACCCGCTGGGGACGGACGAACTGGGCGACGTCTACAGGGAGTTCGTGGGACGGGCCGGGGACCGGGGCGGCTACTGGGAGGCGACCGCCCGGCGCGCCGCGTACAAGGTGGTCACGCATGAACTGGCCGCGGAGACTGCCGCGCTGGCCCGGCTCGCGGGCCGGCTCTGCGCCGCCGACCCGGAGCTGCGCGACCACGCGCCGTGGGCCCTGCACACGGCGGTGCGCGAACTCCTCGTGCGGGTGCCGGTGTACCGGACCTACCGCACCGGCGGCGAGCGGGTGCTGACCCCGGAGGCGGCGCGCGGCGCCAAGGCGGCGTTCGCGGTGCCGGAGGAGGCGACGGCGGTGGACACCGTGCGGGAGCTGGCGCTGGGGACGCGCGGCGACGGGCCCGACCACCGGGCCTTCCGGGCCCGGTTCGCCCAGACCTCCTCGGCGCTGCGGGCCAAGTCGGTGGAGGACACGGCCTTCTACCGCTACACGCCCCTGCTCTCGGCCAACGAGGTCGGCGGCGACCCGGGGCGCCCCGCGGTGCACCCGGACGAGTTCCACGCGTACTGCGCCCGCATCGCGCGCGACTGGCCGGGCACGGGCACGGTCCTGACCACGCACGACACCAAGCGCAGCGCGGACGTACGGGCCGGGATCGCGGTGCTGGCCCAGTGCCCGCAGCGCTGGGCCGAGTTCCTGGAGGAGGCCTCCGGCGTCCCCGCGCCCGACCCCCACCTGGCGTGGACGGCCTGGCAGACCGCGTTCGGCTTCGGCACCCCGGACGCGGCGCGGCTGGGCCCGGCGGTCCTGAAGTCGGTACGGGAGGCCGGGCTGCACACCAGCTGGACCGAGCCGGACGAGGCGTACGAGCGGGCCGTCACGGACTTCGTGGCGGCGGGGCCCGGCCGCATCCCGCTGCGCACGGCGGCACCGGCGGCCCTCGCCCTCGAACCCCACATCCGCGCGCACATCCTCGGGTCGACCCTGGTCCACCTCACGATGCCGGGGGTGCCGGAGCTCTACCAGGGCACGGAGCGGGTGTACCGGGCCCTGGTCGACCCGGACAACCGGGCGCCGTTCGCGCCGGGCCCGGACGACGACAAGACGGCGGTGGTCCGCGCCGCGCTCCACCTGCGGCGCACCCGCCCCGCCCTCTTCGGTCCCCTCTCCACCTACCGCCCCTTGTCCGCCACGGGCCCGGCCGCCCCGCACTGCCTGGCCTTCTCGCGCTCGGACCACGTCCTGACCGCCGTCACCCGGCTCTCCCTCCGCCTCGCCGAGACGGGCGGCTGGCGGGACGCGTCCCTCGCCCTTCCGGAGGGCCGCTGGCTCGACCTCCTGGACGGGACGCGGGAGTTCACGGGCGGGGCGGAGAAGCCGGTGAGGCTGGCCGAGCTGTTCGAGGGGAGGCCGGTGGGGCTGCTCGTGCGCGCGGAGCAATACTGA
- a CDS encoding MFS transporter yields the protein MYRDTLSLLGPVLPVVSFLGRLPTAMCQLGSLLLVAETSGSLTTAGLTGGALAAGQTLAGPLIGRLADRHGQRPVVPAAALANAVAVTALVLAALDRAGTGLLMVLGALAGATVPQIGPLARTRSVNLARAAGADDRAVGTVLSFEGTLDEVSFVLGPALVGLAAAVAHPAAALLTAAALLAGCGTAFALHPTARSATVREATRTSAAERTRLPAATYALRITMVLQGAMFGASQAGITALTERLGTPDQAGLVYAAMGVMSAAAGFAMAAVPARIGLGTRWRAATGALVVLAAPLVLVDTLGGLYAGVVVLGVAYAPHLITVFGLTERIVPPARLAESMAFLTSGIVGGQALALAAAARLADTHGAPAAFGVAAGAAVACAVLSWTVRLRTGPVRRAVAAPSA from the coding sequence ATGTATCGCGACACGCTGTCCCTGCTCGGACCGGTCCTTCCGGTCGTCTCCTTCCTCGGGCGGCTGCCGACCGCCATGTGCCAGCTCGGCAGCCTCCTCCTGGTCGCCGAGACCAGCGGCTCCCTGACCACCGCGGGCCTCACGGGCGGCGCGCTCGCCGCCGGGCAGACCCTCGCCGGCCCGCTGATCGGACGGCTCGCCGACCGGCACGGCCAGCGGCCCGTGGTGCCGGCCGCCGCCCTCGCCAACGCGGTCGCCGTCACCGCCCTCGTGCTCGCCGCCCTCGACCGGGCCGGCACCGGGCTCCTCATGGTGCTCGGCGCCCTCGCCGGCGCGACGGTCCCGCAGATCGGCCCGCTCGCCCGGACCCGCTCGGTGAACCTGGCGCGCGCCGCCGGCGCCGACGACCGGGCGGTGGGCACCGTCCTGTCCTTCGAGGGCACCCTCGACGAGGTCTCCTTCGTCCTCGGCCCCGCCCTGGTCGGCCTGGCCGCCGCCGTCGCCCATCCGGCCGCGGCCCTGCTCACCGCCGCCGCGCTCCTCGCCGGCTGCGGCACCGCCTTCGCCCTGCACCCCACCGCCCGGTCGGCGACCGTCCGCGAGGCCACCCGTACGAGTGCCGCCGAACGGACGCGGCTGCCCGCCGCCACGTACGCCCTGCGGATCACGATGGTCCTCCAGGGCGCCATGTTCGGCGCCTCGCAGGCCGGCATCACCGCCCTCACCGAACGGCTCGGCACACCCGACCAGGCCGGGCTCGTCTACGCCGCGATGGGCGTGATGAGCGCGGCCGCCGGGTTCGCCATGGCCGCCGTGCCCGCCCGGATCGGCCTCGGCACCCGCTGGCGCGCCGCCACCGGCGCCCTCGTCGTGCTCGCCGCGCCCCTCGTCCTCGTCGACACGCTCGGCGGGCTCTACGCGGGCGTCGTCGTCCTCGGCGTCGCCTACGCCCCGCACCTCATCACCGTCTTCGGCCTCACCGAGCGGATCGTGCCGCCCGCCCGGCTCGCCGAGTCCATGGCCTTCCTCACCAGCGGCATCGTCGGCGGCCAGGCCCTCGCGCTGGCCGCGGCGGCCCGGCTCGCCGACACGCACGGCGCCCCGGCCGCCTTCGGGGTGGCGGCCGGGGCGGCCGTGGCCTGCGCGGTCCTCTCCTGGACGGTCCGCCTCCGCACCGGTCCGGTCAGGCGGGCCGTCGCAGCACCGTCAGCGTGA